A single window of Gossypium arboreum isolate Shixiya-1 chromosome 13, ASM2569848v2, whole genome shotgun sequence DNA harbors:
- the LOC108449974 gene encoding transcription initiation factor TFIID subunit 11-like, translated as MKQSKDPFEVALEEQEESPPDSPVGEDELNNQTPNEPQNQTDGGHNLLVDDDDYDNIGPNIKNPSHPSSSSTPKLHSTSVNANVATRATTKNKEYEDEEEEENVEVELSKFPSSADPAKMAKMQAILSQFTENQMSRYESFRRSALQRSNMRRLLVSITGSQKISLPMTIVVCGIAKMFVGELVEKARIVMTERKESGPIRPCHIREAYRRLKLEGKVPKRSVQRLFR; from the exons ATGAAGCAATCAAAGGATCCATTCGAAGTAGCATTGGAGGAGCAAGAGGAATCGCCACCTGATTCCCCAGTTGGTGAGGATGAGCTGAACAACCAAACTCCAAATGAACCCCAGAACCAAACCGATGGTGGACACAATTTACTTGTAGATGATGATGATTACGATAATATTGGTCCCAACATAAAAAATCCCTCTCATCCGTCGTCAAGTTCAACTCCTAAGTTGCACTCTACAAGTGTTAATGCTAATGTTGCTACTAGAGCTACCACCAAGAACAAAGAATATGAAGATGAGGAAGAGGAGGAAAATGTGGAAGTTGAGCTTAGCAAGTTCCCTTCTAGTGCTGACCCTGCTAAAATGGCCAAGATGCA AGCCATTTTATCGCAATTCACTGAGAATCAGATGAGTAGATATGAATCATTTAGGAGATCTGCGCTTCAAAGGTCTAACATGAGAAGG TTGTTGGTAAGCATAACTGGCAGCCAGAAAATTTCTTTACCAATGACCATTGTCGTGTGTGGTATAGCGAAAATGTTTGTCGGTGAACTTGTTGAGAAAG CTAGAATAGTCATGACAGAGAGAAAAGAATCCGGACCAATTAGGCCTTGCCACATTAGAGAAGCTTATAGAAGATTGAAGCTTGAAGGCAAAGTGCCTAAGAGATCAGTGCAAAGGCTGTTTCGCTAA